A genome region from Meriones unguiculatus strain TT.TT164.6M chromosome 2, Bangor_MerUng_6.1, whole genome shotgun sequence includes the following:
- the Slc4a9 gene encoding anion exchange protein 4 isoform X4 produces MKLPGQEDFEHSGAHENVLAEELDSGLGPGPSLDGPSDTDNGELGASKDPVLFIQLNELLGWPQALEWRETGRWLLFEEKLEVGAGRWSAPHVPTLALPNLQELRRLLAEGIVLLDCQAQSLLELVEQVVGEESLSPELRGQLQALLLQRPQHHIETTGIRPCKGSKAFRTASRDEDALLKHQNPLRQKLPPGAEAAAVLAGELGFLTQPLGAFLRLRNPVVLEPLTEVILPSRFFCLLLGPPTPGRSYHEMGRAAAVLLSDQQFQWSARRASNLHDLLAALDAFLQEVTALPPGRWDRTARIPPPKSLPSQHKSLRTPSAPVAVASRGRGINYPRSKSQVDWRCQPVWGSHSAQAPVRTAGGHRALPSKCSLGRGQAPPWAPRTQPRIAKDRQCFPAVLYIYLATVTNAITFGGLLGDATEGAQGVLESFLGTAVAGAAFCLMAGQPLTILSSTGPVLVFERLLFSFSRDYNLDYLPFRLWVGIWVATFCLVLVATEASLLVRYFTRFTEEGFCALISLIFIYDAMGKMLNLIHAYPIQRPGSPAYGCFCQYPGPGGNASEWMSTRLEDTDHALSLHLGLVNASLLPPSECFQQGGYPRGPGCHTVPDIAFFSLLLFFASFLCAIALKHVKNSRLFPSVVRKVIGDFSSVLAILLGCGLDAFLGLATPKLLVPTEFKPTLPGRGWLVSPSGANPWWLSVAAAVPALLLSILIFMDQQITAVILNRAEYRLQKGAGFHLDLFCVAVLMLFTSALGLPWEQRLTGLAVFILTGVSVFLAPVLKFIPMPVLYGIFLYMGVAALGSIQFVKRVQLLLMPKKHQPDLLLLRHVPLGRVHLFTAIQLACLGLLWIIKSTPAAIIFPLMLLGLVGVRKVLEWVFSPQELLWLDELMPEEEKNISENRTEPERLFGGNDSEDSELMYQPKAPEINISVN; encoded by the exons ATGAAGCTGCCAGGACAAGAGGATTTTGAACATTCTGGTGCTCACGAAaatgttcttgcagaggaactggACAGTGGCCTTGGCCCTGGCCCTAGCCTTGATGGCCCCTCAGACACAGACAATGGGGAATTGGGGGCATCCAAGGACCCAGTGCTCTTCATTCAACTAAATGAGCTGCTAGGCTGGCCCCAGGCACTGGAgtggagagagacaggcag GTGGTTGCTGTTTGAGGAAAAGCTAGAAGTAGGCGCAGGCCGGTGGAGTGCCCCCCATGTGCCTACCCTGGCACTACCCAACCTCCAGGAACTTCGAAGACTGTTGGCTGAGGGCATTGTACTGCTGGACTGTCAAGCTCAGAGCCTCCTGGAGCTTGTGG AGCAGGTGGTCGGTGAGGAGTCACTGAGCCCAGAACTGAGAGGGCAGCTTCAGGCGCTGCTTCTGCAGAGACCCCAGCACCACATCGAGACCACAGGCATCAGGCCCTGCAAAG GGTCTAAGGCTTTCAGAACCGCCTCTCGTGATGAGGACGCCCTCCTGAAG CACCAGAACCCCTTGAGACAGAAGCTGCCTCCAGGAGCTGAGGCAGCAGCCGTGTTAGCAGGAGAGCTGGGCTTCCTGACACAGCCACTAGGGGCCTTCCTGAGACTGCGGAATCCAGTGGTGCTGGAGCCTCTTACAGAGGTGATCCTGCCCAGCAG gtttttctgcctccttttggGTCCTCCCACCCCAGGAAGGAGCTACCATGAGATGGGTCGGGCGGCAGCTGTCCTCCTCAGTGACCAG CAATTCCAGTGGTCAGCTCGTCGGGCAAGCAATCTTCATGACCTCTTGGCAGCCCTGGATGCCTTTCTACAGGAGGTGACAGCTCTACCCCCAGGTCGGTGGGACCGGACAGCCCGGATTCCCCCGCCCAAAAGCCTACCCTCTCAGCACAAAAG CTTGAGGACGCCCTCAGCTCCCGTCGCAGTAGCCTCCAGGGGGCGGGGCATCAACTACCCTAGAAGCAAATCTCAGGTTGACTGGAGATGTCAGCCAGTCTGGGGTTCCCATTCTGCCCAGGCTCCCGTCAGAACTGCAGGAGGTCACCGGGCTCTGCCTTCAAAGTGCAGCCTTGGCAGAGGACAAGCACCACCATGGGCCCCACGCACCCAGCCCAGAATTGCAAAGGACCGGCAG TGTTTCCCGGCTGTGCTCTACATTTACCTGGCTACAGTCACGAATGCCATCACTTTTGGGGGTCTGCTGGGAGATGCCACTGAAGGTGCCCAG GGAGTGCTGGAGAGCTTCCTGGGCACAGCGGTGGCTGGAGCTGCCTTCTGCCTAATGGCAGGTCAGCCCCTCACCATCCTTAGTAGCACGGGGCCAGTGCTGGTATTTGAGCGTCTGCTTTTCTCTTTTAGCAG AGATTACAACCTGGACTACCTGCCCTTCCGCCTGTGGGTAGGCATCTGGGTGGCCACATTTTGCCTGGTACTGGTGGCTACAGAGGCCAGCTTGCTGGTGCGTTACTTCACCCGCTTCACAGAGGAAGGCTTCTGTGCTCTCATCAGCCTCATCTTCATTTATGATGCCATGGGGAAAATGCTCAACTTGATCCATGCCTATCCAATCCAAAGGCCAGGATCTCCTGCCTATGGGTGCTTCTGTCAATACCCAGGCCCAGGAG GGAATGCATCTGAGTGGATGAGCACAAGGCTTGAAGACACAGATCATGCCTTAAGCCTG CACCTAGGCCTGGTCAATGCATCCTTGCTGCCTCCGTCAGAGTGCTTCCAGCAAGGAGGCTACCCTCGCGGCCCTGGTTGTCATACTGTTCCAGACATcgccttcttctcccttctcctcttctttgccTCTTTCCTTTGTGCCATTGCCCTCAAGCACGTGAAGAACAGCCGCCTCTTCCCCTCTGTG GTACGCAAGGTGATCGGCGACTTTTCCTCCGTCCTGGCCATCCTGCTGGGCTGTGGCCTTGACGCCTTTCTGGGCCTAGCCACACCAAAGCTCTTGGTGCCCACGGAATTCAAG CCTACACTCCCCGGGCGTGGCTGGCTGGTGTCTCCTTCCGGTGCTAACCCCTGGTGGTTGAGTGTGGCAGCTGCTGTGCCTGCTCTACTACTGTCTATCCTTATCTTCATGGACCAGCAGATCACGGCAGTCATTCTCAACCGTGCAGAATATAGACTGCAG AAGGGAGCCGGCTTCCACCTGGACCTCTTCTGTGTGGCTGTTTTGATGCTCTTCACATCAGCACTTGGGCTGCCTTG GGAACAGCGGCTGACAGGCTTGGCTGTGTTCATCCTCACAGGAGTCTCCGTCTTCCTGGCACCTGTGCTCAAG TTCATCCCGATGCCTGTGCTCTACGGCATCTTCCTGTACATGGGGGTGGCGGCACTCGGCAGCATCCAG ttCGTGAAGAGAGTGCAGCTGTTGTTGATGCCAAAGAAACACCAGCCAGACCTGCTGCTCTTGAGGCACGTGCCCCTGGGTAGAGTTCACCTGTTCACAGCCATCCAGCTTGCCTGCCTGGGTCTGCTTTGGATAATCAAGTCTACCCCTGCGGCCATTATCTTCCCACTCATG TTACTGGGCCTGGTGGGAGTCCGAAAGGTGCTGGAGTGGGTCTTTTCGCCACAGGAACTCCTCTGGCTGGATGAGCTCATGCCAGAGGAGGAGAAGAACATCTCTGAGAACCGGACTGAGCCAGAGCGCTTGTTTGGTGGAAATGACAGTGAAGAC TCAGAACTGATGTATCAGCCAAAGGCCCCAGAAATCAACATCTCTGTGAATTAG
- the Slc4a9 gene encoding anion exchange protein 4 isoform X1: protein MKLPGQEDFEHSGAHENVLAEELDSGLGPGPSLDGPSDTDNGELGASKDPVLFIQLNELLGWPQALEWRETGRWLLFEEKLEVGAGRWSAPHVPTLALPNLQELRRLLAEGIVLLDCQAQSLLELVEQVVGEESLSPELRGQLQALLLQRPQHHIETTGIRPCKGSKAFRTASRDEDALLKHQNPLRQKLPPGAEAAAVLAGELGFLTQPLGAFLRLRNPVVLEPLTEVILPSRFFCLLLGPPTPGRSYHEMGRAAAVLLSDQQFQWSARRASNLHDLLAALDAFLQEVTALPPGRWDRTARIPPPKSLPSQHKSLRTPSAPVAVASRGRGINYPRSKSQVDWRCQPVWGSHSAQAPVRTAGGHRALPSKCSLGRGQAPPWAPRTQPRIAKDRQCFPAVLYIYLATVTNAITFGGLLGDATEGAQGVLESFLGTAVAGAAFCLMAGQPLTILSSTGPVLVFERLLFSFSRDYNLDYLPFRLWVGIWVATFCLVLVATEASLLVRYFTRFTEEGFCALISLIFIYDAMGKMLNLIHAYPIQRPGSPAYGCFCQYPGPGGNASEWMSTRLEDTDHALSLHLGLVNASLLPPSECFQQGGYPRGPGCHTVPDIAFFSLLLFFASFLCAIALKHVKNSRLFPSVVRKVIGDFSSVLAILLGCGLDAFLGLATPKLLVPTEFKPTLPGRGWLVSPSGANPWWLSVAAAVPALLLSILIFMDQQITAVILNRAEYRLQKGAGFHLDLFCVAVLMLFTSALGLPWYVSATVISLAHMDSLRKESEACVPGEAPHFLGIREQRLTGLAVFILTGVSVFLAPVLKFIPMPVLYGIFLYMGVAALGSIQFVKRVQLLLMPKKHQPDLLLLRHVPLGRVHLFTAIQLACLGLLWIIKSTPAAIIFPLMLLGLVGVRKVLEWVFSPQELLWLDELMPEEEKNISENRTEPERLFGGNDSEDSELMYQPKAPEINISVN from the exons ATGAAGCTGCCAGGACAAGAGGATTTTGAACATTCTGGTGCTCACGAAaatgttcttgcagaggaactggACAGTGGCCTTGGCCCTGGCCCTAGCCTTGATGGCCCCTCAGACACAGACAATGGGGAATTGGGGGCATCCAAGGACCCAGTGCTCTTCATTCAACTAAATGAGCTGCTAGGCTGGCCCCAGGCACTGGAgtggagagagacaggcag GTGGTTGCTGTTTGAGGAAAAGCTAGAAGTAGGCGCAGGCCGGTGGAGTGCCCCCCATGTGCCTACCCTGGCACTACCCAACCTCCAGGAACTTCGAAGACTGTTGGCTGAGGGCATTGTACTGCTGGACTGTCAAGCTCAGAGCCTCCTGGAGCTTGTGG AGCAGGTGGTCGGTGAGGAGTCACTGAGCCCAGAACTGAGAGGGCAGCTTCAGGCGCTGCTTCTGCAGAGACCCCAGCACCACATCGAGACCACAGGCATCAGGCCCTGCAAAG GGTCTAAGGCTTTCAGAACCGCCTCTCGTGATGAGGACGCCCTCCTGAAG CACCAGAACCCCTTGAGACAGAAGCTGCCTCCAGGAGCTGAGGCAGCAGCCGTGTTAGCAGGAGAGCTGGGCTTCCTGACACAGCCACTAGGGGCCTTCCTGAGACTGCGGAATCCAGTGGTGCTGGAGCCTCTTACAGAGGTGATCCTGCCCAGCAG gtttttctgcctccttttggGTCCTCCCACCCCAGGAAGGAGCTACCATGAGATGGGTCGGGCGGCAGCTGTCCTCCTCAGTGACCAG CAATTCCAGTGGTCAGCTCGTCGGGCAAGCAATCTTCATGACCTCTTGGCAGCCCTGGATGCCTTTCTACAGGAGGTGACAGCTCTACCCCCAGGTCGGTGGGACCGGACAGCCCGGATTCCCCCGCCCAAAAGCCTACCCTCTCAGCACAAAAG CTTGAGGACGCCCTCAGCTCCCGTCGCAGTAGCCTCCAGGGGGCGGGGCATCAACTACCCTAGAAGCAAATCTCAGGTTGACTGGAGATGTCAGCCAGTCTGGGGTTCCCATTCTGCCCAGGCTCCCGTCAGAACTGCAGGAGGTCACCGGGCTCTGCCTTCAAAGTGCAGCCTTGGCAGAGGACAAGCACCACCATGGGCCCCACGCACCCAGCCCAGAATTGCAAAGGACCGGCAG TGTTTCCCGGCTGTGCTCTACATTTACCTGGCTACAGTCACGAATGCCATCACTTTTGGGGGTCTGCTGGGAGATGCCACTGAAGGTGCCCAG GGAGTGCTGGAGAGCTTCCTGGGCACAGCGGTGGCTGGAGCTGCCTTCTGCCTAATGGCAGGTCAGCCCCTCACCATCCTTAGTAGCACGGGGCCAGTGCTGGTATTTGAGCGTCTGCTTTTCTCTTTTAGCAG AGATTACAACCTGGACTACCTGCCCTTCCGCCTGTGGGTAGGCATCTGGGTGGCCACATTTTGCCTGGTACTGGTGGCTACAGAGGCCAGCTTGCTGGTGCGTTACTTCACCCGCTTCACAGAGGAAGGCTTCTGTGCTCTCATCAGCCTCATCTTCATTTATGATGCCATGGGGAAAATGCTCAACTTGATCCATGCCTATCCAATCCAAAGGCCAGGATCTCCTGCCTATGGGTGCTTCTGTCAATACCCAGGCCCAGGAG GGAATGCATCTGAGTGGATGAGCACAAGGCTTGAAGACACAGATCATGCCTTAAGCCTG CACCTAGGCCTGGTCAATGCATCCTTGCTGCCTCCGTCAGAGTGCTTCCAGCAAGGAGGCTACCCTCGCGGCCCTGGTTGTCATACTGTTCCAGACATcgccttcttctcccttctcctcttctttgccTCTTTCCTTTGTGCCATTGCCCTCAAGCACGTGAAGAACAGCCGCCTCTTCCCCTCTGTG GTACGCAAGGTGATCGGCGACTTTTCCTCCGTCCTGGCCATCCTGCTGGGCTGTGGCCTTGACGCCTTTCTGGGCCTAGCCACACCAAAGCTCTTGGTGCCCACGGAATTCAAG CCTACACTCCCCGGGCGTGGCTGGCTGGTGTCTCCTTCCGGTGCTAACCCCTGGTGGTTGAGTGTGGCAGCTGCTGTGCCTGCTCTACTACTGTCTATCCTTATCTTCATGGACCAGCAGATCACGGCAGTCATTCTCAACCGTGCAGAATATAGACTGCAG AAGGGAGCCGGCTTCCACCTGGACCTCTTCTGTGTGGCTGTTTTGATGCTCTTCACATCAGCACTTGGGCTGCCTTGGTACGTCTCAGCCACTGTCATCTCCTTGGCCCACATGGACAGTCTTCGGAAAGAGAGCGAAGCCTGTGTCCCTGGCGAAGCCCCCCACTTTCTGGGCATCAG GGAACAGCGGCTGACAGGCTTGGCTGTGTTCATCCTCACAGGAGTCTCCGTCTTCCTGGCACCTGTGCTCAAG TTCATCCCGATGCCTGTGCTCTACGGCATCTTCCTGTACATGGGGGTGGCGGCACTCGGCAGCATCCAG ttCGTGAAGAGAGTGCAGCTGTTGTTGATGCCAAAGAAACACCAGCCAGACCTGCTGCTCTTGAGGCACGTGCCCCTGGGTAGAGTTCACCTGTTCACAGCCATCCAGCTTGCCTGCCTGGGTCTGCTTTGGATAATCAAGTCTACCCCTGCGGCCATTATCTTCCCACTCATG TTACTGGGCCTGGTGGGAGTCCGAAAGGTGCTGGAGTGGGTCTTTTCGCCACAGGAACTCCTCTGGCTGGATGAGCTCATGCCAGAGGAGGAGAAGAACATCTCTGAGAACCGGACTGAGCCAGAGCGCTTGTTTGGTGGAAATGACAGTGAAGAC TCAGAACTGATGTATCAGCCAAAGGCCCCAGAAATCAACATCTCTGTGAATTAG
- the Slc4a9 gene encoding anion exchange protein 4 isoform X5, translating into MKLPGQEDFEHSGAHENVLAEELDSGLGPGPSLDGPSDTDNGELGASKDPVLFIQLNELLGWPQALEWRETGRWLLFEEKLEVGAGRWSAPHVPTLALPNLQELRRLLAEGIVLLDCQAQSLLELVEQVVGEESLSPELRGQLQALLLQRPQHHIETTGIRPCKGSKAFRTASRDEDALLKHQNPLRQKLPPGAEAAAVLAGELGFLTQPLGAFLRLRNPVVLEPLTEVILPSRFFCLLLGPPTPGRSYHEMGRAAAVLLSDQQFQWSARRASNLHDLLAALDAFLQEVTALPPGRWDRTARIPPPKSLPSQHKRLPSELQEVTGLCLQSAALAEDKHHHGPHAPSPELQRTGRLFGGLIQDVRRKACWYPSDFLDALHPQCFPAVLYIYLATVTNAITFGGLLGDATEGAQGVLESFLGTAVAGAAFCLMAGQPLTILSSTGPVLVFERLLFSFSRDYNLDYLPFRLWVGIWVATFCLVLVATEASLLVRYFTRFTEEGFCALISLIFIYDAMGKMLNLIHAYPIQRPGSPAYGCFCQYPGPGGNASEWMSTRLEDTDHALSLHLGLVNASLLPPSECFQQGGYPRGPGCHTVPDIAFFSLLLFFASFLCAIALKHVKNSRLFPSVVRKVIGDFSSVLAILLGCGLDAFLGLATPKLLVPTEFKPTLPGRGWLVSPSGANPWWLSVAAAVPALLLSILIFMDQQITAVILNRAEYRLQKGAGFHLDLFCVAVLMLFTSALGLPWEQRLTGLAVFILTGVSVFLAPVLKFIPMPVLYGIFLYMGVAALGSIQFVKRVQLLLMPKKHQPDLLLLRHVPLGRVHLFTAIQLACLGLLWIIKSTPAAIIFPLMLLGLVGVRKVLEWVFSPQELLWLDELMPEEEKNISENRTEPERLFGGNDSEDSELMYQPKAPEINISVN; encoded by the exons ATGAAGCTGCCAGGACAAGAGGATTTTGAACATTCTGGTGCTCACGAAaatgttcttgcagaggaactggACAGTGGCCTTGGCCCTGGCCCTAGCCTTGATGGCCCCTCAGACACAGACAATGGGGAATTGGGGGCATCCAAGGACCCAGTGCTCTTCATTCAACTAAATGAGCTGCTAGGCTGGCCCCAGGCACTGGAgtggagagagacaggcag GTGGTTGCTGTTTGAGGAAAAGCTAGAAGTAGGCGCAGGCCGGTGGAGTGCCCCCCATGTGCCTACCCTGGCACTACCCAACCTCCAGGAACTTCGAAGACTGTTGGCTGAGGGCATTGTACTGCTGGACTGTCAAGCTCAGAGCCTCCTGGAGCTTGTGG AGCAGGTGGTCGGTGAGGAGTCACTGAGCCCAGAACTGAGAGGGCAGCTTCAGGCGCTGCTTCTGCAGAGACCCCAGCACCACATCGAGACCACAGGCATCAGGCCCTGCAAAG GGTCTAAGGCTTTCAGAACCGCCTCTCGTGATGAGGACGCCCTCCTGAAG CACCAGAACCCCTTGAGACAGAAGCTGCCTCCAGGAGCTGAGGCAGCAGCCGTGTTAGCAGGAGAGCTGGGCTTCCTGACACAGCCACTAGGGGCCTTCCTGAGACTGCGGAATCCAGTGGTGCTGGAGCCTCTTACAGAGGTGATCCTGCCCAGCAG gtttttctgcctccttttggGTCCTCCCACCCCAGGAAGGAGCTACCATGAGATGGGTCGGGCGGCAGCTGTCCTCCTCAGTGACCAG CAATTCCAGTGGTCAGCTCGTCGGGCAAGCAATCTTCATGACCTCTTGGCAGCCCTGGATGCCTTTCTACAGGAGGTGACAGCTCTACCCCCAGGTCGGTGGGACCGGACAGCCCGGATTCCCCCGCCCAAAAGCCTACCCTCTCAGCACAAAAG GCTCCCGTCAGAACTGCAGGAGGTCACCGGGCTCTGCCTTCAAAGTGCAGCCTTGGCAGAGGACAAGCACCACCATGGGCCCCACGCACCCAGCCCAGAATTGCAAAGGACCGGCAG GCTGTTTGGGGGTCTTATTCAGGACGTGCGCCGGAAGGCATGCTGGTACCCCAGCGATTTCTTGGACGCCCTACACCCCCAGTGTTTCCCGGCTGTGCTCTACATTTACCTGGCTACAGTCACGAATGCCATCACTTTTGGGGGTCTGCTGGGAGATGCCACTGAAGGTGCCCAG GGAGTGCTGGAGAGCTTCCTGGGCACAGCGGTGGCTGGAGCTGCCTTCTGCCTAATGGCAGGTCAGCCCCTCACCATCCTTAGTAGCACGGGGCCAGTGCTGGTATTTGAGCGTCTGCTTTTCTCTTTTAGCAG AGATTACAACCTGGACTACCTGCCCTTCCGCCTGTGGGTAGGCATCTGGGTGGCCACATTTTGCCTGGTACTGGTGGCTACAGAGGCCAGCTTGCTGGTGCGTTACTTCACCCGCTTCACAGAGGAAGGCTTCTGTGCTCTCATCAGCCTCATCTTCATTTATGATGCCATGGGGAAAATGCTCAACTTGATCCATGCCTATCCAATCCAAAGGCCAGGATCTCCTGCCTATGGGTGCTTCTGTCAATACCCAGGCCCAGGAG GGAATGCATCTGAGTGGATGAGCACAAGGCTTGAAGACACAGATCATGCCTTAAGCCTG CACCTAGGCCTGGTCAATGCATCCTTGCTGCCTCCGTCAGAGTGCTTCCAGCAAGGAGGCTACCCTCGCGGCCCTGGTTGTCATACTGTTCCAGACATcgccttcttctcccttctcctcttctttgccTCTTTCCTTTGTGCCATTGCCCTCAAGCACGTGAAGAACAGCCGCCTCTTCCCCTCTGTG GTACGCAAGGTGATCGGCGACTTTTCCTCCGTCCTGGCCATCCTGCTGGGCTGTGGCCTTGACGCCTTTCTGGGCCTAGCCACACCAAAGCTCTTGGTGCCCACGGAATTCAAG CCTACACTCCCCGGGCGTGGCTGGCTGGTGTCTCCTTCCGGTGCTAACCCCTGGTGGTTGAGTGTGGCAGCTGCTGTGCCTGCTCTACTACTGTCTATCCTTATCTTCATGGACCAGCAGATCACGGCAGTCATTCTCAACCGTGCAGAATATAGACTGCAG AAGGGAGCCGGCTTCCACCTGGACCTCTTCTGTGTGGCTGTTTTGATGCTCTTCACATCAGCACTTGGGCTGCCTTG GGAACAGCGGCTGACAGGCTTGGCTGTGTTCATCCTCACAGGAGTCTCCGTCTTCCTGGCACCTGTGCTCAAG TTCATCCCGATGCCTGTGCTCTACGGCATCTTCCTGTACATGGGGGTGGCGGCACTCGGCAGCATCCAG ttCGTGAAGAGAGTGCAGCTGTTGTTGATGCCAAAGAAACACCAGCCAGACCTGCTGCTCTTGAGGCACGTGCCCCTGGGTAGAGTTCACCTGTTCACAGCCATCCAGCTTGCCTGCCTGGGTCTGCTTTGGATAATCAAGTCTACCCCTGCGGCCATTATCTTCCCACTCATG TTACTGGGCCTGGTGGGAGTCCGAAAGGTGCTGGAGTGGGTCTTTTCGCCACAGGAACTCCTCTGGCTGGATGAGCTCATGCCAGAGGAGGAGAAGAACATCTCTGAGAACCGGACTGAGCCAGAGCGCTTGTTTGGTGGAAATGACAGTGAAGAC TCAGAACTGATGTATCAGCCAAAGGCCCCAGAAATCAACATCTCTGTGAATTAG